GCTTCGGCCGGCCGGCTTCGCCTTGATGCGAACACTGCAAGCACGTAGGATGTTGCGTTCAGGAAGCGATAGGAGAACCTCGAAAACAATCTTTCGAAATGGCCAAGAATATTATCCTCGTCGGCAAGCCAGGTGTCGGCAAGACCACGCTCGTGAAGAAGCTTCTCGCCCGCCTCGGGAGCCGGGCCGGCGGTTTCTACACGGGCGAAATCCGGCGGGACGGCAGGCGGGTGGGCTTCGACATCACGACGACGTTCGGCGAGAGCGGGGTGCTTGCCCATATCGACGCAAAAAGCCCCCATCGGGTCGGAAAATACAGGGTCAACGTGAAGGACCTCGACGGCATTGCCGTGGCCGCCGTCCGAAAGGCGCTTGAGAGCTGCCCGACCGCGGTGATCGATGAGGTCGCCAAGATGGAGCTCTTTTCCGAAAAATTCCGCGGGGCCGTGAAGGAGGCCCTGGATTCTTCCAAACGGGTGGTCGCCACGATGCAGCAGAGGAAGGAGCCGTTCCTCGAGGACATCAAGAGAAGGAAGGACGTGGAAGTGCTTCGCGTTACCGTTGAGAATCGGGATTCGCTGGCGCAAGAGGTGCTCGCCCGGCTGGGGTTGGAAAGTTAGAAAAATTTTCTCAAAGCGAGCTTGTTTTTTTCGGTCACAATTCCAGAACCTCAATCGGCTGAGCTATTTTAGAGATGCTTCCGCCGCAGGATTGGAACCCGACAGCTTACTTTCCGTGATCCACGGAGAACGTGACAGCCGCCTCGCTAACAAAATGCACACCATTCTTGAGGTTTCCGCGAACCTTGACGAGAACCTCCGCGTTTTCAGCGTCCGTCCGCATGTATCGAATGAGACTCCACCCATTGAAGACGCACGAGGTGGTTCCGTTGGAGCGGTCGAGCTCGATCGGCTTCACCGGCTCGGGCAATTCTAGATCCCCGACGGCGTACACCTCGACCTCGCCGAGTCCGTCGGCGGCAGTGATTTCGATTTGGATGTCCTTGAGTGTACGACGACCTTGGGGTTTAAAGGTCACCGGCGACTGGACACTTGCCTCCAGTGTCTCCGGCGCAGTGCCGTCGGAGCTTTCGTCGTCACTCTCTTCGGATGTGGCCGCCTCCGGCACCCAGGCATCCTCACGCACCCGCACCTCCAGGATCTCGCCTACAAGGTGGTAAGACTCCTTCCCCTTGACGAACGCTCCCGCAATGGCCCCCCCGGCCGCCACCACGGCCGTCGCGGTATCGGTTTCGTCATCCCCGGCGGTCGCGATCTGGGCAACGAGAGGAAGCACACCACCCTCAGGCGTATAGATCGCCGGAATGACCACGTCGACCTCGCCCCCCGCTCCGTAAGCCTTGGCGCGCTGCGCCTGGCGTATCGTGCCCGAGAATCTCAACCCTTTGCGCAGGTAGGGCCGGCCTCCGACCGCATGGTCCTTCGCCACCTTGAACCATACCGTACCCCCGGTTTCGTTGTAGTAGGACGAAACGTTCTCCAGGAGCTCGAGCCGGATCTTCGTGGCTCCGGGAATCTTCACCATCCCTTCCGTATCATCCGGTTTTTTCACCGTAGCAACGGTCTCGATCTCCGCCTTCTCTTTCTTTGCATCTCGTTTCTGGGCTCTTCCGTAGCGCTTCTCAATATGCCTTGCCGAGGTTGCCATCTCTCTATCCGTCGGCGTCACGTAGCGACCCTGCTGGGAGATCAGCGCCTTCCCCTGCACTTTGTCCACAATGGAAATCTTCATCCAGACATCGAGATAGTAGGTCACTCCGGCCACCAGCTCCATTTCCTTCGAGATACGGGTCCAGTTCGTCCAGAAAAGATGATTGCCGGGCTCGACATAGGCAAAACTGTACGACTTGTTGTCGAGCGTTCCCAGGAACGTGTCATCGGCATAGAGAAACAGGGTGCGTGCGCTCCCCGTGAAATGGCCGGAGCGGATGAAATATACAAGCGCCATATCGTCCTTTGGTTCACCGTACACCATCTCATCGTGCTTCACTGCTCCGAAGACGGAGACAAAAAGAGGTGCAACCAAGGATACAAAGAAACCTAGGACGAAACATTTGATAGGGGTTACTTTACTCTGCTTGTTCATCATCAAATTTACCTCCAAATTGTAGTGGCTGTGTTTTCCGTATTGCGTTTTCTAGGCGCATTATTTCTTCGCTTTGAGGTCCAGCGTCACCGAGTCGCTTCCCTGAAAAATTTCTCCGCCAGTTGCTTCGGAGCGAAACACCAGCGTGGACGGACCATTTGGAAGGAATCGCAATACGTCCCAGCCGTCAAACTGGAGTGCCAAAGAGCCATCCTCCTGTTCTTCTTGACCCTTTGCAAGAACTGGTCTAGAAGGATCAAGGATGTAGTCGTTGACTTGATAAAGCACTGTCCTTTTGATGGTTTCTGGGTTCCGATCTCCGGGCTTAAGAGTCACAATCATCGGGGAAAGGGGGGTCTCTTTACCTAGGTTGAGATAAATTTCTTTTTCCGCGCACTCGAAATCCGCTTCAGCAATTTCTTCGCCTTCTTCGTCGCTTTCCGCTTCCTGCGCTTTATCTTCCAAAGTTATCACGGTATCGTTGTGGACTGTGGCCTGGTAAGGAGCCCCTTTTTGGGCAAAGCCTTGGCCTCCCTTTTTGAAACCAGACCCACCAACTCCGAACATGATTCCCGCGGCTGTTCCCGATTTCTGTTTTCCTAATTCCCTGATCAGGCCTTCCAGCGGCACCACGGTGCCGTCCACGGCTCGAGTTTCCTCTACTTGAAAGTCTATGCTTCCTCCTTTTCCCCCACGCTTGTTTGTTTTAGCAGATATAAAGCGGCCGGTTACGTATGTTCCCTTAGAGATGGCAACGTGATCTCCTACAAGCACGTCTTTGGCAACGCGAAATTGGATTCTCTGGTCCGGAGCGTTGTATTTTGCGTTGAGGTGCTCCATCAGCTCAACATCAAACGTCATGTCCACTGGAAGAGTAATTTTTATTGTTGTTGGCTCTGCAGCTTCCTCTTGAGGGGAAGGCTCGGCAGCTTCCGGAATCACTATTGGCGCGTCGTCCGCGTCCTTAGGCTGCAGCTCGGTTTCTTCCGTCTGCTGTGCAGAAAGCACGGGAAAACAGAGCGTTGCGATTAGAAACAGTGAAAATAAATTTTTCATGAGTCTTTTCTCCTGAGTGAGTTAAAAGCGTATCCTCGCTTCACTTCTCCTTTGCCACACCCCACGACGCCAGGGCAGCCAGAAAAAGTAAGAGGGCAGTTGGTTTCTTGAGCATTGGCTCAGTTTTTTCCCAGGAGCTATTTTTACTATAATAATCAAGCATCTCCTTGAATTCAAGTTAGGAAAACTTCTTAAAAGGCACTTACTTGCAGTGCCCCGCCACGGCGTTGATAGTGGTTTCTGGCCGCTTTATGGGGACGATTACACCACTTGATTGAGGACAAGGCCCAGTAGCGGGCCGGCCGATCGGGCATTGCGCTCCGCGCCCGATCCGCCGGGCGCGGCCTCTCCGTTTCTCTTGACTTGCCTCTCGCGGCCTTATAGGATAGTCTCCTTCTATGGCCCGGCTGCACAAAAAAGACGTCCGCGAAGACGAATTCTACACGGCGGTGGACCGCGCCTATGTCTACCTTTCGGAAAACGCCGAGCGCTGGTTCTACCCCCTCGCGGCGGTCTTGCTCGTTGCCCTTGCCGTGTACGGCGTCTACGTGTACTGGCAGAGCCGCGAAAACAAGGCGTCCTTCCTGGTGTACGAGGCGTTTCGCGCCCAAGAAAACGACGAACCGCCCGAAGCGATTCTGGAGCGCTGGCAGACGGTGCTCAACCGCTATCCGCGCTCGGACGCGGCCCAGGTGGCGCGCTGGTACATGATGCACCATCGGCTGGAAGCGTGGGACGAAGAGGGCGCGCTTCCTACGTTGGAGGAAATGGCGGACCGCCCCGATGATTTGGGGCAGCTCGCGTCGTACAAATTGGCGCTCCTGTACGCCTCCAGCGAGCGTTACGACGAAGCCGATGAGATCCTAACCCGGCTTATGGAAACCGAGCAGGGCTTTTTTACGACCGATTTGCTTATCGTTGCGCGGGCGCGCGTATTCAGGGAAGCAGGCCGCCTGAGCGAGGCCGAGGAGCAATACACCATCTTCCTGAACGAGTATCCGGCTTCCGCCATGCGAAGTCAGGTTTCCGATGAGTTTGACGCTCTGCGCGAGACCATGGTTGGGACCGTGGGCGAGATCATGGGCGAGGTCGAGCCTGCATCCTAGGCCCGCTTTCTTTCTTACTTAGCTGTTTTCAGCCAATGGCCGGGTGACGAAGCGCCGGGGCGGGTCCCGGGAACACAAGGGGCGGCTTTTTCGAAGGTTTCTTGGCAAGATATGGAAAATACGGGCACGCGAAGAAGTCCGGAAATACGGGGCGGGGCGAGCTTTCCCGGGCAAGGCGGCGCTGCCGGGGCTCCCGCGGCGGGCCGGCTTGAGGCCAAGGACCTCAGCAAAGTTCACGGCGAAACGACGGTCATCCGCCGGCTTTCCATCGAAATCCTGCCGGGGGAATTCTTTACGGTGCTCGGGCCGAGCGGGTCAGGAAAAACCACCTTGCTGCTGATGATCGCGGGTTTCGTGAAACCAACGGGCGGCCGCTTGTTTCTCGACGGCGAAGACGTCGCGCCCCTGCCGCCGCATCGGCGAGCCATGGGGATTGTCTTTCAGAATCTGGGCCTATTTCCCCACCTGAGCGTTGCGGGCAACGTCATGTTCCCGCTGCGGATGCATGGGGTCTCGCGGACGGAGGCCCGCAAGCGCGCCGAGGCGATGCTGGACCGCGTGGGCCTTTCGGCCTTCTCGGAGCGCAGGCCCCACACGCTGAGCGGAGGCGAGCAGCAGCGCGTCGCCCTCGCGAGGGTTCTCGTGCATCCTCCCAAGGTGCTCCTGATGGACGAGCCGCTCGGCTCCCTGGACCCTCCCCTGAGGGAGGAGCTTCAAAAAGAAATTAAGAAAATTCATCGGGAGTACAGGCTGACGGTCTGCTACGTGACGCACAACCGCGACGAGGCGCTTCGTCTCTCCGACCGGATTGCCGTGCTGCATGCCGGCGAAATCGTGCAGGTGGGCGCGCCGGCGGATCTGTACTATCGGCCGAATACCGCGTACGTGGCAAAATCGCTCGGGGAGGCGAACTTCATTCCCGCCACCGTGACGGACCGCGGCGGGGACACCGCATTGCTTGAGCTCCCCGGCGGACAGTCCGCGGTGGTGCCCGGCGACGCCGTTCCGAAGGAAGGCGGCCGTCGACTTCTCGCGGTCGTTCGTCCCGAGCAGGTTCTCATTCAATCCGCGGAAAACGCGCCGGAAGGAGGGAAGCCCGGGTGGCGCGGCCGCGTGGAAGAGATTGCTTTTTACGGCGGGCACAAGCGCGTGCTCGTGCGCACGGAAGGGGGGCTTCGAATCGTTGCAAGCTGCCAGGCCCAGACGCCCCTGCCGGCGGAGCCTTCCGTGTGGGCCGGCTTCGCCTCTTCCGCCGTGCATCTGATTCCGAAAAATTCCGAATAAATGAACATGAACATGAGAAAGCGAATACGAAAGAACGGTTGGGGACTCGGCGGGCGGTCGCTGCTCGTCCTGTCGGGTCTTTTGTGTTTGGTCTTGCAGGGGGGCTGCGGCACCGAGGAGGCGGCCGGGCCCACTCTCACCATTGCATCCTACGGCGGGGCCTATCAGGATTCGCAGCGGGCGGCTTTTTTCGAGCCTTTCCAGAAAGAGCGGAACGTGCGCCTCGTCGAGGTTTCCCACGCCGGGGAGTACTCCAAGCTCAAGGCCATGGTCGAGACCGGCAATTTGGAGTGGGACGTCGTGGACGCGGAGAGCCGCCTCGTGTACCGGGGGGCCAACGAGGGGATCTTGGAGCGCATCGATTATTCGGTCGTGCCGAAAGATGAGCTCCTGCCTTGGGCGGTGCACGAATACGGCGTCGCGAACATCGTGTATTCCAACATCATCGCCTACAGCCTGAAAGAATTCCCCCCGGGGAAGCCGCACCCGGCGACATGGGCGGAGTTCTGGGACGTGGAAAAATTCCCGGGAAGGAGGGGCCTCGAGAAGAGGCCCCACCTCACGTTGGAAGCCGCGCTTTTGGCCGACGGCGTCGCCCCGGAAGAGCTCTATCCGCTCGACGTCGAGCGCGCGTTCCGCAGCCTTGACAGGCTCAGGCCTTCCGTGGCGGTCTGGTGGGACGCCGGCGCCGTTCCGCCGCAGCTGCTTGCCAACGAGGAAGTGGTTCTCACCTCCGCGTACAACGGAAGGATCTGGTCGGCGGTTCATGAGGAAAACATCCCCATCGCCGTGGAGTGGGGACAGGGCATCATGGACAGCGACTGGTGGGTGATTCCGCGGGGCCTGCCCGAGGAACGCCGCCGGTTGGCCATGGAATTCATCGCGTTCGCCGTTCGGGCGGAGCGCCAGGCGGACCAGGTGCGCCGCATTCCGTACGGCCCCACGAATCGCCTGGCGCTCGACATGGTTCCGCCCGGGATGAAGGTGCACCTTCCGACCGCCGAGGAGAATCTGAAAAGACAGGTCTGGCTGGATTCGGCATGGTGGGCCGAGAACGAGGCCGAGGTGTTGAGCCGTTGGGACCTCTGGCGGATCGAGTGACCGGAGACGCGGCTGGCGCCGCGAGAAGGGGCGGTGAAGCCTGGCTGTTTCTTCTCGCCTTTCCCTGTGCGTTGCTCCTTCTGCTTTTTTTCCTCCTGCCCATAGGGGAGCTCGTCGTTCGGAGCTTTGCCGGCCACCCTACGGGCCTGCAGCACTACCGCCAGGTTTTCGCGGACACCGTCTATCAAGGTGTCTTCCTTAACTCGCTTAAGATAAGCCTCCTGGTCGCGACGGTGTGCACCCTCCTGGGCTACCCAGTGGGCGTCGTGCTGGGCAGCGCGAAGGGCACGTGGCGGCTCACGCTCACCGTGATGGTCTACGTTCCCTTCCTCACGAGCATTCTCGTCCGCTCCTTTTCGTGGATTGTGATTTTGCAGAAAAACGGCCTCGTCAATTGGCTTCTGCAAGCGGGCGGTTTCGTTCGCGAACCCCTGCCGCTGGTCTACAACAGGCTGGGGGTCGTGATCGGCATGACGCACGTGCTTCTTCCCTTCACGATATATTGCGTTGCGACCGCCCTTCGCCGGGTCGAGCCCCAGATCCTCTGGGCCGCGGAGAGCCTGGGGGCTAGGCCGGCCGCCGTCTTTCGGAGAATCATTCTGCCTCTTTCCATGCCGGGCGTCGTGATCGGGTTCGGGCTGGTCTTTCTCCTTGCGCTCGGGTTCTACATTACGCCGGCCCTGCTCGGCGGTCCCGCCGACCTGATGGTTTCCCAGCTCATCGACGAGCAGATCACGCGGTTCGGGAACTGGGGGCTCGCGGCCGCCCTGAGCGTGATTCTGGTCGTCGTCACGCTCGGCCTGCTCTCGGCGGTGGCCTGGCTCGGATATCCCCATCTGAGAAGATTCAGCGGAATCAGGCCATGACGCTGCGCCGCTCGCCCACGAACGTGTGCCTTCTGGCCGCCGCCTGTCTTATCGGCGTCTTCCTTCTCGTCCCGACCCTGATGGTCGTTCCCATGTCGCTTTCCTCCTCGCGGTTCTGGATCTTTCCGATTCCCGCGCTGTCGCTGCGCTGGTACGGGGAATTCCTGAGCGACCCGGAGTGGCTGGGCTCCCTGACGCTCAGCCTGCGGATGGCGGCCCTGGCCGCGGCCGCGGCCACGGTGGCGGGCGTCTCCGCGGCGTGGACCATCGTGCGCAGCGACCTCCGCTCCATGAAAATTCTGGGGATCGGCATCTTGCTTCCTTTGCTCATGCCTTTGATCGCCCTCGCGGCGTCGTGTTATTTCCTGTTCTCCCGGCTCGGGTGGGTCGGCTCGCCGTGGGCCATGGCGATGGTCCACGCCGTGCTCGCGCTGCCCACGGTCGCCCTGACGACCTACCTGGGAATCCTGGGCATCGACATACGGGTGGAGTGGGCGGCGCGCAGCCTGGGCGCCACCACGCCCTCGGTCTTCTTCCTCGTGGTGCTGCCGCAGCTCTGGCCGTCCGTCCTGCTCGGGTATCTCCTGGCCTTCGGGATATCGATGGACGAGATCGTGATCGCCAACTTCCTCGCCGGAACGTCCGCCATCACGCTTCCGAAGCGGATGTTCGACGGCATCCGGTTCGACGTGGACCCGAAGGCCGCCGTCGCCGCCGTGTGCCTGCTCGCCGTCACGCTGCTCATCGTCGTCGTGAGCTCCGTGGTCACGCGGCTCGTGAAGGGGTACCTGGCGAGGCCCCAAGCCGCACCGGGCGAGCCGCCGCCGGCAGCCCCTTCCTCCTCGCGTCGATAGAAGGGCGCTCCCGCCGCTGAACTTTGGATGAGCACATGACACTTAAAGTGATGTGTTCTCGGAATCTTTTTCCTTCTTCGCGGGGGCGGGGGACTGTGAAATTCGTGAGGGCTTGTAATTTGGCATGCCCCCCGTTTTCGGCTATAATGTCTTTTTGTGCATAGGGACACTTTATGTACGTCTCGCTGAGTGACGAACAGCCCCGCTGGTGCGTGGTTAGGACGAAGCCGAGGTGGGAAGAGCGCGTTGCCGCCCGCCTCGAGGCCGAAGAAATCTCGTCCTACGCGCCCAAGTTTGTGCGGAAGGAGCGCTACGAAAAGCCCAGGATGCTCTTTCCGGGCTACGTCTTCGTTCAGCTTGCGCCCCGCGACTGCGTTGAGCGGATGCGGTGGTTCCCCGGCGTTCGCCACACGCTCTCGCAATCGACGCTGGTCGCGGCCCTCGACGACGAGGACGTGCAGGAAATTCGCGGGCGCGAAAACGGCGAGGGCGTTATCGAGATTCCCGTTCCCCCGCTGCGGGCGGGCGAGCGGGTTTGCGTTGTAGAAGGACCGTTCGAGGGCCTGGAGGGGTTGTTCGAAAGGTACATGACGGGCGCGGAGCGCGTGCAGATTCTTCTGAGGCTGCTCGGCGCGCTGCGCCACGTCGAATTGCCGCGGCGGTCCGTGATGGCCGCGGCCTGACATTCTGAAGGAAATTTCTTCCTCATTCCAATCCGAGCGAGGCCCGGCCTCGTTAAGGCGGAGCTTTGTGCCGCCGAGGGGGCGGCGCGCCGCATGGACGTTCTCGTAACGGGCGGGGCGGGCTTCATCGGCTCCAATTTCGTCCGCCACTTGCTGGCCCGTACGCGCGCCCATCGCGTGGTCAACCTCGATAAGCTCACCTACGCGGGCAATCTGGAAAGTCTGAAGGACGTCGAGGCGCGCTGGGGGGCTGGGGCGAAGCGGCCGCGCTACGCCTTCGTCCGGGGCGACGTCTGCGACGGGGCGCTCGTGGAGCGCCTGCTTTCGGGAAAATGGAAGGCCGCGCGCTGGAAGCCGCGGCCCGTCGGGGCCGTCTTCCACTTCGCGGCGGAAAGCCACGTGGACCGGAGCCTCCGCGACGCGGCGCCGTTTCTTCGCACGAACGTGGTGGGCACGCACGCCCTCCTCGAGGCGGCGCGCCGCGCGCCCGCGCTGCGACGGTTCCTTCACATCTCGACCGACGAGGTCTACGGCTCGCTCGGGCCGCGGGGGAAGTTTTCCGAAAAGAGCCCCCTTGCGCCGCGGAGCCCCTACGCCGCGAGCAAGGCGGCGGCGGACCTGCTCGTCCAGGTCTACGTGCACACGCACGGCGTTCCGGCCGTCATCACGCGCTCCTCGAACAACTAGGGCCCGTACCAGTTTCCGGAGAAATTCATTCCCCTGATGGTGACGCGCCTTGCGAAGAATCGAAAAATTCCCGTCTACGGCCGTGGGCTGAACGTCCGCGATTGGCTTTACGTGGAGGACCACTGCGAGGCGCTCATGAAGGCGTTCCGGAAGGGCGGGGTGGGGCGCGTCTACAACATCGGCGGGCGGTGCGAGCGCCGCAACATAGACGTCGCCCGCCGGGTGCTGCGCATAATGGGAAAACCGGAGTCGCTCTTGCGCTTCGTGGCGGACCGCCCCGGGCACGACTTCCGCTACGCGCTCGACGTGCGGAAGGCGGAGCGGGAGCTGGGGTGGAAGCCTAGGACGTCGTTCGCCGTGGGGCTGCGGAGGACCGTTGAGTGGTACGAGGAAAATTCCTCCTGGATCAAGCACGTCGCGTCGGGGGCCTACCGGAAGTATTTTAAAGAGATGTACGGCTGGCGGGGCATGAACCTTTGATAGGGCGTATAAAAGGTGACGAAGATGAATTTTTCCGTTAGAATGGTTATGTTGTTGCTCCCGTTGCTTCTCGTTGGATTGTTGTAGCCTTAACCGTGGAAAGGTGGTCCTGAACCCATGAAGAAATTAAAAAAACTCGCTATTGCAGCAGGCTTCGTTCTGGTCGTTTTCCTGATGGTCTTCTTTTTGGTTGCCTATTTCTTGGGCGGGACCGCCTTGATGTCAGCGGCACATTTTGGTCAGACAAAGGCGGTGAAGTTCTGGATTGCTGCGGGCATGGACGTGAACGCGAAGGACGAAGACGGCCGGACCGCCCTGATGGCTGCGGCGGATAGGGGCCATGCGGAAACGGTGGAGGCTCTCATTGACGCGGGCGCGGATGTGAGCGCGAAGGACAAAGACGGCCGGACCGCCCTGATGCTTGCGACGTTGGCCGCTTTGCGATCGGAGTTATTAATAAGCCGCACCGACCACGCGGTTGCCCTGATGAAGGAGGCATACAAGGGCTATCCCGTTGCGGTGAAGGCCCTAATTGATGCGGGCGCGGATGTGAACGCGAAGGATGAAAACGGCCAGACCGCCCTGATGTTTGCGGCATGGAAGGGCCACGCAGATATGGCGAAAGCCTTGCTTGAGGCGGGGGCGGACGTGAGCGCGAAGAACAAAGACGGCCTGACCGCCCTGATGGCTGCTGCACAGGAAGGCCACACCGAGATGGTGAAGACCCTGATTGCCGCGGGGGCGGACGTGAACGCGGAGGACAAGGACGGCGTGACCGCCCTGATGGCTGCGGCACAGGAGAGTCACACCGCGACGGTGAAGGTTCTGATGGACGCGGGCGCGGACGTGAACGCGGAAAACGAAGACGGCATGACCCCCTTGATGCTTGCGGCATGGATGGGCGGCGCCGAGACGGTGATAACCCTGATTGAGGCGGGGGCGGGTGTGAACGCAAGACACAATGACGGCCAGACCGCCCTGATGGGGGCCGCGCGGAAGAGCCACACCGGGACGGTGAAGGTTCTGATTGATGCCGGCGCGGACGTGAACGCGGAAAACGAAGACGGCGTGACCGCGCTGATGCTTGCAGCACGGGAGA
The DNA window shown above is from Acidobacteriota bacterium and carries:
- a CDS encoding NTPase, giving the protein MAKNIILVGKPGVGKTTLVKKLLARLGSRAGGFYTGEIRRDGRRVGFDITTTFGESGVLAHIDAKSPHRVGKYRVNVKDLDGIAVAAVRKALESCPTAVIDEVAKMELFSEKFRGAVKEALDSSKRVVATMQQRKEPFLEDIKRRKDVEVLRVTVENRDSLAQEVLARLGLES
- a CDS encoding tetratricopeptide repeat protein — protein: MARLHKKDVREDEFYTAVDRAYVYLSENAERWFYPLAAVLLVALAVYGVYVYWQSRENKASFLVYEAFRAQENDEPPEAILERWQTVLNRYPRSDAAQVARWYMMHHRLEAWDEEGALPTLEEMADRPDDLGQLASYKLALLYASSERYDEADEILTRLMETEQGFFTTDLLIVARARVFREAGRLSEAEEQYTIFLNEYPASAMRSQVSDEFDALRETMVGTVGEIMGEVEPAS
- a CDS encoding ABC transporter ATP-binding protein, yielding MENTGTRRSPEIRGGASFPGQGGAAGAPAAGRLEAKDLSKVHGETTVIRRLSIEILPGEFFTVLGPSGSGKTTLLLMIAGFVKPTGGRLFLDGEDVAPLPPHRRAMGIVFQNLGLFPHLSVAGNVMFPLRMHGVSRTEARKRAEAMLDRVGLSAFSERRPHTLSGGEQQRVALARVLVHPPKVLLMDEPLGSLDPPLREELQKEIKKIHREYRLTVCYVTHNRDEALRLSDRIAVLHAGEIVQVGAPADLYYRPNTAYVAKSLGEANFIPATVTDRGGDTALLELPGGQSAVVPGDAVPKEGGRRLLAVVRPEQVLIQSAENAPEGGKPGWRGRVEEIAFYGGHKRVLVRTEGGLRIVASCQAQTPLPAEPSVWAGFASSAVHLIPKNSE
- a CDS encoding ABC transporter substrate-binding protein; translation: MRKRIRKNGWGLGGRSLLVLSGLLCLVLQGGCGTEEAAGPTLTIASYGGAYQDSQRAAFFEPFQKERNVRLVEVSHAGEYSKLKAMVETGNLEWDVVDAESRLVYRGANEGILERIDYSVVPKDELLPWAVHEYGVANIVYSNIIAYSLKEFPPGKPHPATWAEFWDVEKFPGRRGLEKRPHLTLEAALLADGVAPEELYPLDVERAFRSLDRLRPSVAVWWDAGAVPPQLLANEEVVLTSAYNGRIWSAVHEENIPIAVEWGQGIMDSDWWVIPRGLPEERRRLAMEFIAFAVRAERQADQVRRIPYGPTNRLALDMVPPGMKVHLPTAEENLKRQVWLDSAWWAENEAEVLSRWDLWRIE
- a CDS encoding ABC transporter permease, with protein sequence MGPLADRVTGDAAGAARRGGEAWLFLLAFPCALLLLLFFLLPIGELVVRSFAGHPTGLQHYRQVFADTVYQGVFLNSLKISLLVATVCTLLGYPVGVVLGSAKGTWRLTLTVMVYVPFLTSILVRSFSWIVILQKNGLVNWLLQAGGFVREPLPLVYNRLGVVIGMTHVLLPFTIYCVATALRRVEPQILWAAESLGARPAAVFRRIILPLSMPGVVIGFGLVFLLALGFYITPALLGGPADLMVSQLIDEQITRFGNWGLAAALSVILVVVTLGLLSAVAWLGYPHLRRFSGIRP
- a CDS encoding ABC transporter permease subunit, giving the protein MTLRRSPTNVCLLAAACLIGVFLLVPTLMVVPMSLSSSRFWIFPIPALSLRWYGEFLSDPEWLGSLTLSLRMAALAAAAATVAGVSAAWTIVRSDLRSMKILGIGILLPLLMPLIALAASCYFLFSRLGWVGSPWAMAMVHAVLALPTVALTTYLGILGIDIRVEWAARSLGATTPSVFFLVVLPQLWPSVLLGYLLAFGISMDEIVIANFLAGTSAITLPKRMFDGIRFDVDPKAAVAAVCLLAVTLLIVVVSSVVTRLVKGYLARPQAAPGEPPPAAPSSSRR